The following nucleotide sequence is from Mycobacterium sp. 3519A.
GTCACGATTACCGGAAACGTAAGCGAGATAGACGGATTCGCCCTTGGCGATCTTCACGCCGCGCACTTCGGTGTCCTCGGCCGCGGTCCGCATGAACTCCTTGACCGGGGTGGCCCAGCGGATCATCTCCTCGACCGCCGTCGGCATCAGGTCCATGTTCTGGCGCAACCGGTCGAGTTCGCCGGGGTTCTCGATCAGCGCAAGCAGCCCCCCGGAAATCGCGTCCTTGGTGGTGTCGTGCCCGGCGCTCGCGACGATCACGTAGTAGGACAGCGTGTCCATGTCGGACATGTACTCGCCGTCGATGCGACCGTTGGCGATCGCGGACGCCAGATCCTCGGTGGGAGTGGCCCGGCGCGAGGCCGTCAACGCCGAGAAGTAGTTGAAGAAGTCGGCCAGCACCGCCAGCAGGTCCTCGGTCGAACCGCCGCGCTGATGTTCCTCGTCGTCACCGCCGAACATCTCCTGCGTCAGTTTCATCATGCGAGGAAAGTCGTCCTCGGGCAGGCCAAGCAGTGAAAGGATCACGTAGAGAGGGAAATTGACCGCAATTGCCTCAACGAAGTCGCACTCGGGCCCGATGTCGCGCATGGTGTCGACATAGCGTTTGGCCAGTTCGTCCACCCTGACCTTCAGATCACGCATCGCCTTGGGCCGGAACCAGTCGGCGCCGATGGCACGCACCTTGCGGTGGTGAGGATCGTCCATGTGGATCAGCGTGCGGATGCCCATGCCGGCCTCCTGCTGCGCCTTGAGCACGTCGTCGGCCTCCGCCCGCGCGAGCAGCGGGCGCGGTTCGGACAGCCAAAGCTCGTTGTTGCGCTCGATGGCCATGATGTCGGCGTGCTTGGTGATCGCCCAGAACGGCCGGTACGGCGGGTTGTCCACCCAGGCGACCGGGTTGTTCGCCCGCAGATGGGTCAGCGCCGCGTGCAGTCGCGCGTCGTCGGCATAGCCCTTCGGATCGGCCAATACCTTCGCGGCGTCATCCATCGTCGGCGTGCTCATTCGGGCTCCTCACTGCCGGGCTGCGGCGGAACTTGACGGGTGTCAAATCCGGAGTGTATGTGACGCGGGCCACCGATGGGAAGTGGGGCGGCATCAGGTCGCCACTAGGCTCTGTCGCTGTGGCCTGTCGATCGCTTCACCGCCTGTTGGCGCTCGCATTCAGCGTGGTGCTCGCGGT
It contains:
- a CDS encoding cytochrome P450, with the translated sequence MSTPTMDDAAKVLADPKGYADDARLHAALTHLRANNPVAWVDNPPYRPFWAITKHADIMAIERNNELWLSEPRPLLARAEADDVLKAQQEAGMGIRTLIHMDDPHHRKVRAIGADWFRPKAMRDLKVRVDELAKRYVDTMRDIGPECDFVEAIAVNFPLYVILSLLGLPEDDFPRMMKLTQEMFGGDDEEHQRGGSTEDLLAVLADFFNYFSALTASRRATPTEDLASAIANGRIDGEYMSDMDTLSYYVIVASAGHDTTKDAISGGLLALIENPGELDRLRQNMDLMPTAVEEMIRWATPVKEFMRTAAEDTEVRGVKIAKGESVYLAYVSGNRDEEVFVDPFRFDVGRDPNRHVAFGYGVHFCLGAALARMEMNSLFTELIPRLESIELAGTPELSATTFVGGLKHLPIRYSLK